One genomic segment of Labeo rohita strain BAU-BD-2019 chromosome 14, IGBB_LRoh.1.0, whole genome shotgun sequence includes these proteins:
- the rlim gene encoding E3 ubiquitin-protein ligase RLIM, protein MEGQDNADQGSSDQSEIQRRRQLDRLDREEAFYQFVNNLSEEDYRLMRDNNLLGTPGEITADELLSRLRQVKDGPESPSNGSAEERREGPGATEMEGTEENPSGETLLDWLNTVRQTGNTTRSGYRGNQSWRAVSQTNPNSGDFRFSLEINVNRNIAEQQTQTERLEGGQERPDGPVSEPESLMETAEVVEEPVVDELAVIVEPELPVPSTLSLNREVDAPNPPAPAPAPAPPTLPPVEQPRRGQIRARSRSPEQRRTRARTARGRSPLNLERLDGLPPTQHGLPSRNPEILPEPQVEGSSRTRQLFLSRQSTVETEPQESGAAPEVPGAPQEREAAAGEAGASGRRPPTIMLDLQVRRVRPGEYRQRDSIANRTRSRSQTSNNTLLFETERGGFRRTFSRSERAGVRTYVSTIRIPIRRISDTGLGEATSLALQSMIRQIMTGFGELSYFMDSDYPESNREDSPAADLADGLGTPDAASAGTAASEADSYLPGNGGSNPVGLEARTEEREADGGSPGAAGPRENRGRQRAPISLDETGSLPFLRLAHFFLLNEEDDDQPRGLTKEQIDNLSMRNFGESDALKTCSVCITEYAEGNKLRKLPCSHEYHVHCIDRWLSENSTCPICRRAVLVSTNRESVV, encoded by the exons ATGGAGGGTCAGGATAATGCAGATCAGGGCAGCAGTGATCAATCTGAAATACAACGCAGAAGACAGCTGGACCGTCTGGACAGAGAAGAGGCCTTCTACCAGTTTGTCAACAATCTCAGCGAGGAAGACTATCGGCTCATGAGAGACAACAATCTGCTCGGCACTCCTG GTGAAATTACGGCAGATGAACTGTTAAGCCGCCTTCGGCAGGTCAAGGATGGCCCTGAGTCGCCCAGCAATGGCTCCGCTGAGGAGAGAAGGGAAGGACCTGGcg CAACAGAGATGGAGGGCACTGAGGAAAACCCCAGTGGGGAGACCCTTCTTGACTGGCTCAACACAGTACGACAGACGGGGAATACAACAAGGAGTGGATACCGGGGTAACCAGTCATGGCGGGCCGTGAGCCAAACCAATCCCAACAGTGGTGATTTCCGTTTCAGCTTGGAGATCAATGTCAATCGCAACATAGCTGAGCAGCAAACGCAGACGGAACGGCTGGAAGGGGGCCAGGAAAGACCAGATGGCCCTGTGTCTGAGCCGGAGAGTCTTATGGAAACTGCAGAGGTGGTTGAGGAACCAGTGGTGGATGAGTTGGCGGTTATAGTAGAGCCAGAGCTACCAGTTCCCAGTACCCTGTCTCTAAACAGGGAAGTTGATGCACCAAATCCGCCAGCTCCAGCTCCAGCTCCAGCTCCCCCAACCTTGCCCCCAGTAGAGCAACCACGTCGGGGTCAAATTAGGGCTCGAAGTAGAAGCCCAGAGCAGCGACGGACAAGGGCTCGCACCGCAAGGGGTCGCTCACCACTCAACCTCGAAAGATTAGATGGACTTCCGCCTACTCAGCACGGCCTGCCCTCTCGCAATCCTGAGATCCTTCCTGAGCCCCAGGTCGAGGGAAGCTCAAGGACTCGGCAGTTGTTTTTATCTAGGCAGAGCACAGTGGAAACGGAACCTCAAGAATCGGGAGCAGCCCCCGAGGTACCCGGAGCTCCACAGGAGAGAGAGGCGGCCGCTGGAGAAGCAGGAGCCTCGGGTCGCCGTCCTCCAACCATAATGCTGGATTTGCAGGTACGCAGGGTGCGTCCCGGAGAGTACCGCCAGAGAGACAGCATCGCTAACCGTACAAGGTCTCGTTCGCAGACCTCCAATAACACTTTATTGTTCGAGACAGAGCGTGGAGGTTTCCGCCGGACCTTCTCCCGTTCGGAGCGGGCAGGAGTGAGAACGTACGTCAGCACTATCCGCATTCCCATTCGCAGGATCTCGGACACTGGACTCGGGGAAGCAACTTCTTTGGCTCTGCAGTCTATGATTCGACAGATCATGACTGGCTTCGGGGAGCTTAGCTACTTTATGGACTCGGACTATCCGGAATCGAACCGTGAAGACAGCCCGGCTGCAGATCTTGCCGATGGACTGGGTACCCCTGATGCTGCCTCTGCCGGAACCGCAGCGAGTGAAGCGGATTCCTACCTTCCTGGGAATGGAGGCTCTAACCCAGTTGGTTTAGAGGCACGGACAGAGGAGAGGGAAGCGGATGGTGGAAGTCCTGGTGCTGCCGGTCCTCGGGAGAACCGGGGCAGGCAGCGGGCTCCCATTAGCCTGGACGAAACCGGGTCTCTTCCCTTTCTGCGGCTCGCGCACTTCTTCTTGCTCAACGAGGAAGACGACGACCAGCCCAGAGGTCTCACCAAAGAGCAGATCGACAACCTGTCCATGCGAAACTTTGGCGAGAGCGATGCGCTCAAAACCTGCAGCGTCTGCATCACAGAGTACGCCGAAGGCAACAAATTACGGAAGCTGCCCTGCTCTCACGAGTACCACGTGCACTGTATCGACCGCTGGCTTTCAGAGAACTCAACCTGCCCTATTTGCCGCAGGGCGGTTCTGGTTTCCACCAACCGAGAGAGTGTCGTCTAG
- the nexmifb gene encoding LOW QUALITY PROTEIN: neurite extension and migration factor (The sequence of the model RefSeq protein was modified relative to this genomic sequence to represent the inferred CDS: inserted 1 base in 1 codon; deleted 2 bases in 1 codon), translating into MNWTRRDHKPKSNLKLYVAAKLNGVTDAALHTSSTAAAVSTKRDHSYCLIAKLALKKYHLPGPLSTQTPLEDHPTNESSNDSLSLTSCAAKGLSPLSLQEKRSQRHFTMIEPASIPGLTQDCLIQQSRTCPSCFIETKDTSNVEASINLKMADMNRDYSTCPISDVNMQCMSTSETASYGDQLLSDQLLSFPVPKTQLLEKKDTEKTDLDDSASKNLYEGLLLDKCNGEDGLLTSSNQDWGYFESFISESKMELLDLCSKNELSVNLFSEEDVDNYMFDDDDDSTLSSDVCSLKIRYESFQDNMREKTNVLQEETQFNFFPSVLVNCTKKEGGVVKRTVDELPPKSEELGFQNDSKGDGNDCSVEQTPDYSPKMNYFIDSSNSADDSGEYSDDSSSTVSSFDTFQDNRPKNLFSRKNASCSNHLNYGLRAKRKVRYSDDYLYYVESTEGEKTXEAREKPPIGPKQEEDLDWCPKKRRKYSRKDPPVIIKYIIVNRFKGEKCMAVKLGRIDSADATVSLNEDTINKYEKLAPLKDFWQEKQREREEQLKLAAGDKHNSHHHAFSSSPPKRKYKLANRLRIQRIQTVEQSPNTQGPFASDPRQEVASTDETASMGMPLTIATSCASTLDPNDIIHTAARKSRSQEREERRIGNKIFRIQKFRSEARLRSKKMRDLVENSESVTDLTEVCSLPKNMDAVGGAEDKNVSPAAHSPHLCESQTANATEKFAFVSSTCSPNKEAPSENVAASVSVIPGGYLQTLLDASDSSGSAGIPFFPQQTQHSLDLSLEKQQFTSIQLAQSCVLSPPSESELQQSPQNCPTLTQMWHPQLGANQQFAPADIVESAIQPNGFAGEMAMPLPESLTVSGYSQLSLESNRMLYEKNYMPEQPLPPDAEFQACQGQPQFQRATLHTDNGRLISFDSVGSLSATSSNYSSLSLKSCEKDGEDDVNENFLAHCSPKLVIQQSIDAITPLRESTDLLDISNFTPDKFRHTSLSELSPPETPNLSPQVMGREIKIVGKTADLQDGAKMSCAKDVDWNCKMIEQQDLARYSVDGHDYQMHIFNGEDNLSLGTKEENLADFDGDMMSAIKGSKAKRKNGNKQAAGQGTKKSKAPRAPKTEKGKIPRQTSRASKKLKALLDEKGKGQTEGIAHPPKDGSSEDWTGMGCSESKSQVHDDQREFEEPSNILSNIVSGMAEVQRFMMASVEPIWGPTANICLPSEANSLKLKTLKILAGTSSDPKKKGNSAAGGTKGRKGGTKGGKNQAKFNASLPFFPQLALGCNMFDKPNLGVPGINGPAHKKMYRHKTSAKFPRIENLKGTRPEREPNKDISLMASFEKLR; encoded by the exons ATGAACTGGACCAGACGG GACCACAAACCGAAGAGTAATCTAAAGCTGTATGTGGCCGCAAAGCTGAATGGTGTCACAGATGCTGCCTTACACACATCCTCCACAGCTGCTGCAGTGAGCACAAAGAGAGACCATTCGTACTGCCTCATTGCTAAATTGGCCTTAAAGAAGTACCACTTACCAGGGCCACTGTCAACACAAACTCCTTTAGAGGACCACCCGACCAATGAGTCCTCAAACGACTCGCTATCCCTCACATCCTGTGCTGCCAAGGGCTTGAGCCCCCTCAGCCTT CAAGAGAAACGCAGTCAGCGCCATTTCACCATGATCGAACCCGCGAGCATTCCTGGGCTCACGCAGGACTGTCTGATTCAGCAGAGTCGCACCTGTCCCAGCTGCTTCATTGAGACCAAGGATACGTCCAATGTAGAGGCCAGCATCAACCTCAAAATGGCCGACATGAACCGAGACTACAGCACCTGCCCTATCTCTGATGTTAACATGCAATGCATGAGCACAAGTGAGACGGCAAGTTACGGAGACCAGCTCCTCTCGGATCAGCTTTTGAGCTTTCCTGTCCCCAAAACTCAGCTACTGGAGAAGAAGGACACAGAGAAAACAGACTTGGATGATTCGGCCTCCAAAAACCTGTATGAGGGCCTGCTGTTAGACAAGTGCAATGGAGAGGATGGTTTGCTTACCAGTTCAAATCAGGACTGGGGCTACTTCGAGTCCTTCATTAGCGAGAGCAAGATGGAATTGCTGGATCTCTGCTCCAAGAATGAGCTATCGGTAAATCTCTTCTCTGAGGAGGACGTGGACAATTACATGTTCGATGACGATGACGACTCCACTCTGAGCAGCGACGTGTGCTCGTTAAAGATCCGCTACGAGTCCTTCCAGGACAACATGAGGGAGAAAACCAATGTTCTGCAAGAAGAAACCCAGTTCAACTTTTTCCCGAGTGTCTTGGTAAACTGCACGAAGAAAGAGGGCGGTGTGGTAAAACGAACCGTGGATGAGCTGCCACCTAAATCAGAGGAGCTCGGATTTCAAAATGACAGCAAAGGGGATGGAAATGACTGCTCCGTGGAGCAGACGCCCGATTACAGCCCCAAAATGAACTACTTCATTGATTCGAGCAACTCTGCTGATGACTCAGGGGAGTACAGTGATGACAGCTCCTCCACCGTTTCCTCTTTTGACACCTTCCAAGACAACAGGCCCAAAAACTTGTTCTCACGAAAGAACGCAAGCTGCTCCAACCATCTGAACTACGGATTACGGGCCAAGAGAAAAGTCAGGTATAGTGACGACTACTTGTATTACGTCGAGTCCACCGAAGGAGAAAAAA TTGAAGCGCGGGAGAAGCCGCCGATCGGCCCAAAACAAGAAGAGGATCTTGACTGGTGCCCTAAAAAGAGACGAAAATACTCTCGCAAGGATCCACCTGTAATAATCAAATACATTATCGTCAACAGGTTCAAAGGAGAGAAATGCATGGCTGTGAAGCTGGGCAGAATCGATTCGGCCGACGCGACTGTAAGCTTAAACGAGGATACAATCAACAAATACGAGAAGCTCGCACCTCTGAAAGATTTCTGGCaggagaaacagagagaaagagaggaacaGCTTAAGCTGGCAGCAGGAGATAAACACAATTCTCACCATCATGCCTTTAGTTCCAGTCCCCCCAAAAGGAAATACAAGCTAGCAAACAGGCTTAGAATTCAGAGAATTCAAACTGTGGAGCAATCACCCAACACGCAGGGCCCCTTTGCCTCTGATCCCAGGCAGGAGGTTGCTTCTACAGATGAAACTGCCTCCATGGGAATGCCATTAACAATAGCCACCAGCTGTGCAAGCACATTAGACCCAAATGACATCATACACACTGCCGCCCGGAAGAGCAGATCACAAGAGAGGGAGGAAAGGAGAATAGGGaataaaatattcagaataCAGAAATTCAGAAGCGAAGCCAGACTTAGGAGCAAGAAAATGAGAGACCTTGTGGAGAATAGCGAGAGCGTGACAGACCTGACAGAAGTTTGCTCGCTGCCGAAAAATATGGACGCAGTAGGAGGTGCCGAAGATAAAAACGTCAGCCCAGCTGCACACAGTCCCCATTTGTGTGAGAGTCAAACAGCTAATGCCACTGAAAAATTTGCCTTTGTGTCTAGCACCTGCTCCCCTAACAAAGAGGCACCGTCTGAGAATGTGGCTGCTAGTGTTTCCGTTATCCCGGGAGGCTACCTGCAAACGTTGTTAGATGCCTCCGATTCTTCAGGTAGCGCCGGCATCCCGTTTTTCCCCCAGCAGACCCAGCACTCGCTGGACCTCTCTTTAGAAAAGCAGCAGTTCACCTCCATTCAGCTAGCACAAAGTTGCGTCCTTTCTCCGCCATCGGAGTCAGAGCTCCAGCAGTCACCCCAGAATTGTCCGACTCTCACCCAGATGTGGCACCCCCAGCTTGGTGCCAACCAGCAGTTTGCCCCCGCAGATATTGTAGAATCTGCGATCCAGCCCAACGGCTTCGCCGGAGAGATGGCTATGCCATTGCCAGAGAGTCTGACCGTGTCAGGCTACAGCCAGCTGAGTCTGGAGAGCAACAGAATGCTTTATGAAAAGAATTACATGCCCGAGCAGCCGTTGCCTCCTGATGCAGAGTTTCAGGCATGTCAGGGGCAGCCACAGTTTCAAAGAGCCACACTGCACACCGACAACGGCCGGCTCATCAGTTTCGACTCAGTTGGCTCGCTGTCAGCTACTTCTAGCAATTACAGCTCTCTGAGCCTTAAGTCCTGCGAGAAAGATGGCGAGGATGATGTGAACGAGAACTTTCTGGCCCACTGCAGTCCCAAACTGGTGATTCAGCAAAGTATCGATGCAATCACACCCCTGAGGGAGTCCACAGACTTGCTGGATATCTCCAACTTCACTCCGGATAAATTCAGACACACATCATTGTCAGAACTCTCTCCCCCAGAGACGCCTAATTTATCCCCTCAAGTTATGGGCCGTGAGATTAAGATAGTCGGGAAGACTGCTGACCTCCAGGATGGGGCCAAGATGTCATGCGCCAAAGACGTGGACTGGAACTGCAAGATGATCGAGCAGCAAGATCTGGCTAGATATTCGGTGGATGGCCACGATTATCAGATGCACATATTTAACGGCGAAGACAACTTGAGCCTGGGGACGAAAGAGGAAAATCTAGCCGACTTTGATGGTGATATGATGAGTGCAATCAAGGGGTCAAAGGCGAAGAGGAAAAATGGCAACAAACAAGCTGCAGGGCAGGGTACCAAAAAAAGCAAAGCCCCAAGAGCTCCCAAAACAGAGAAGGGCAAAATTCCACGTCAGACTTCACGCGCGTCTAAAAAGTTAAAGGCTTTACTGGACGAGAAGGGTAAAGGCCAGACTGAGGGCATTGCTCATCCGCCGAAGGACGGCAGCTCTGAGGATTGGACAGGAATGGGCTGTTCCGAGAGCAAAAGTCAAGTCCACGATGACCAGCGAGAGTTTGAAGAGCCATCCAACATCTTGTCAAATATTGTCTCAGGGATGGCCGAAGTACAGAGATTCATGATGGCCTCTGTCGAGCCAATATGGGGCCCTACAGCAAACATCTGCCTGCCCTCAGAGGCTAACAGCCTCAAGTTAAAGACTCTCAAAATCCTAGCAGGAACTTCATCGGACCCCAAGAAGAAAGGCAATTCGGCTGCTGGGGGCACAAAAGGCAGAAAAGGTGGAACGAAAGGTGGCAAAAACCAGGCCAAGTTCAATGCCTCCTTACCGTTTTTCCCTCAGCTGGCTTTGGGCTGCAACATGTTCGACAAGCCTAACCTTGGCGTTCCTGGTATAAATGGTCCCGCGCACAAAAAGATGTACCGTCACAAAACCAGTGCAAAATTCCCCCGGATCGAAAATCTAAAGGGCACGCGACCTGAGCGAGAGCCAAATAAGGACATATCATTAATGGCTTCTTTTGAGAAACTGAggtaa